A genomic region of Xiphophorus couchianus chromosome 9, X_couchianus-1.0, whole genome shotgun sequence contains the following coding sequences:
- the rgs16 gene encoding regulator of G-protein signaling 16: MCKGLVSLPACCLERAKELKARLGILLQKPICTLSCCKIGKNKPTLEECLKWKESFERLLSSRYGLCAFTAFLVSEFSEENIAFYFACEDYRRTKCPTKLLTKAQKIYSEFISSEAPREVNIDHETRDITKANLMNPSPSCFDQAQHRIYMLMAKDCYPRFLHSPVYRDLLCQAKPSTKLTNLPHLVKKV, translated from the exons ATGTGTAAAGGACTCGTATCGCTGCCTGCCTGCTGCTTGGAAAG agCCAAGGAGCTGAAAGCAAGGCTGGGAATTCTTCTGCAAAAGCCCATTTGCACTTTATCCTGCTGCAAAATAGGGAAAAACAA ACCAACCCTGGAGGAATGCCTGAAGTGGAAAGAATCATTTGAAAGGCTTCTGTCCAGTAGAT ATGGATTGTGTGCCTTCACAGCCTTCCTGGTTTCTGAATTTAGCGAGGAGAACATTGCATTCTACTTTGCTTGTGAAGATTACAGAAGAACCAAGTGTCCTACCAAGTTACTCACCAAAGCCCAGAAGATCTACAGTGAATTCATCAGCAGTGAAGCTCCACGAGAG GTAAATATTGACCATGAAACCCGAGACATAACCAAAGCCAACTTGATGAACCCGTCGCCATCTTGTTTCGACCAAGCTCAGCACAGGATCTACATGCTGATGGCCAAAGACTGCTACCCTCGCTTTCTCCACTCTCCAGTTTATAGGGATCTACTGTGCCAAGCTAAACCGAGCACAAAACTCACCAATCTTCCCCATCTGGTCAAAAAAGTGTGA
- the LOC114151319 gene encoding regulator of G-protein signaling 5-like gives MCKGLAALPQTCLERAKEIKSKLGVLLQKPDNAIDLIIPYPEKVDKKPEKLQKPTPEEAAEWRDGLEGVLNNSYGLAAFRSFLQSEFSDENIEFWVACEDFKKTKNPMKMAAKAKKIYEDFIQSEGPREVNIDHFTKDVTLRNLVTLSSSTFDLAQKRIYALMEKDSFGRFLRSDQYLELLVN, from the exons ATGTGCAAAGGATTAGCTGCATTACCTCAAACTTGTCTTGAAAG GGCCAAAGAGATCAAGTCAAAGTTGGGAGTTTTGCTTCAGAAGCCTGATAATGCTATCGACCTCATCATCCCATACCCGGAGAAGGTTGACAAGAAGCCGGAGAAGCTGCAGAA GCCTACTCCTGAGGAGGCTGCTGAGTGGCGTGATGGTCTGGAAGGAGTCCTGAACAATAGCT ACGGCCTGGCTGCTTTCCGCAGTTTCCTTCAGTCTGAGTTCAGTGATGAAAACATCGAGTTCTGGGTGGCCTGTGAGGACTTCAAGAAGACAAAGAATCCTATGAAGATGGCTGCTAAGGCCAAAAAGATCTATGAAGACTTCATCCAGTCAGAGGGACCCCGAGAG GTGAACATTGACCACTTCACCAAGGATGTGACCCTGAGGAACCTGGTGACTTTGTCATCTTCTACCTTTGATCTGGCTCAAAAGAGAATTTATGCCCTGATGGAGAAAGACTCCTTTGGCCGTTTCCTCCGTTCTGACCAGTACCTGGAGCTTCTGGTCAACTAA